One genomic region from Desulfobulbaceae bacterium encodes:
- the topA gene encoding type I DNA topoisomerase — translation MAKALVIVESPAKSRTLQRYLGKEFDVKASVGHVVDLPVKTLGVDIEHDFAPQYETIRGKGKILAELSKAAQQVDIVYLAPDPDREGEAIAHHIAEVLKSAKKPIYRVLFHELTKKAILAAIGEATSINHRLFEAQQTRRILDRLVGYQISPLLWDKVRRGLSAGRVQSVAVRMICERDEEIAVFIPEEYWTLDATLLGALPPEITARLDQINGQKAIVPDKDTAEQIKADLESARFVVDRVEKKQKKRNSAPPFITSSLQIEANRKLGFSAKKTMSQAQRLYEGIEVGVDGPTGLITYMRTDSIRINDDALAELRDFIGQTYGKPYVPARPNIFKTKKSAQDAHEAIRPTDVSKTPELMAAYLDRDMLKLYTLIWKRFVASQMAAAIYDQTSILIAADQYRLKTVGSIIRFMGFMSLYVEAAGDDARDGEEKDTLLPNLEEGAVLTCKGIADAQHFTQPPPRYTEASLVKALEENGVGRPSTYASILSTIQEKEYALLEQRKFYPTDLGKLINGLLLKHFPTIMDIEFTASMEQQLDQVEEGKVEWLTILRDFYGPFKEALAAAKEEMASVKRAITPTDIPCSVCNGTMVIRWGKNGEFLACETYPACKNTQDFIRGADGIIKPVERDLAQESGEACEKCGKPMVYKQGKFGRFLACSGYPDCHHIKAENTGVSCPEDGCKGSLVKKVSKRGKIFYACDQYPKCSLAMWDRPVSTPCPQCESKFLVEKSSKKTGARLQCLNKECGYVKSLDEEK, via the coding sequence ATGGCAAAAGCGTTAGTGATTGTAGAGTCACCGGCCAAATCGAGGACTCTGCAACGATATTTAGGAAAAGAATTTGATGTTAAGGCCTCGGTTGGCCATGTCGTGGATCTCCCGGTGAAGACTTTGGGAGTCGATATTGAGCATGACTTTGCTCCACAGTACGAGACGATTCGGGGTAAGGGCAAGATTCTCGCGGAATTGAGTAAGGCAGCTCAGCAGGTCGATATTGTCTATCTTGCCCCTGACCCTGACCGTGAAGGTGAGGCCATTGCTCATCACATAGCAGAGGTCCTGAAATCGGCCAAGAAGCCGATATATCGCGTTCTCTTCCATGAGCTGACCAAGAAAGCCATCCTTGCCGCAATCGGTGAGGCGACATCCATCAATCATCGCCTGTTCGAGGCCCAACAGACCAGGCGTATCCTTGATCGTCTGGTGGGCTATCAAATCTCTCCCCTGCTCTGGGATAAGGTGCGGAGGGGGTTGAGCGCTGGCCGGGTGCAATCTGTTGCTGTGCGGATGATCTGCGAACGAGATGAGGAGATCGCCGTTTTCATTCCAGAGGAGTATTGGACCTTAGACGCGACTTTGTTGGGGGCTCTGCCGCCGGAAATTACTGCCCGCCTTGATCAAATTAACGGTCAAAAGGCTATAGTGCCAGATAAGGACACTGCTGAGCAGATCAAGGCTGATCTGGAAAGCGCTAGATTTGTGGTTGATCGTGTTGAAAAGAAACAAAAGAAGCGTAATTCGGCACCCCCCTTTATTACTAGTTCGCTGCAGATTGAGGCCAACCGAAAGCTTGGTTTTTCGGCCAAAAAGACCATGTCACAGGCGCAACGTCTCTATGAGGGTATTGAGGTTGGCGTCGACGGGCCTACCGGCTTGATTACCTATATGCGTACTGATTCTATCAGGATTAACGATGACGCGTTGGCTGAACTACGGGATTTTATCGGCCAAACGTATGGGAAACCTTACGTCCCTGCCCGTCCTAATATCTTTAAGACAAAAAAGTCGGCCCAGGATGCCCATGAGGCGATTCGACCTACCGACGTGAGTAAGACCCCGGAGCTGATGGCGGCCTATTTGGATCGTGATATGCTCAAGCTCTATACCTTGATTTGGAAGCGGTTTGTTGCCAGTCAGATGGCTGCTGCAATTTATGATCAAACTTCCATCCTGATAGCTGCTGACCAATACCGGCTTAAAACTGTGGGGTCGATCATTCGCTTCATGGGCTTCATGTCTCTCTATGTTGAAGCTGCTGGTGACGATGCCAGAGATGGTGAAGAGAAGGACACGCTCTTGCCAAATCTTGAAGAGGGGGCGGTACTCACCTGTAAAGGCATTGCCGATGCCCAACACTTTACTCAACCTCCCCCTCGCTATACAGAGGCTTCACTCGTTAAGGCCTTGGAGGAAAATGGAGTCGGTCGTCCAAGCACCTATGCCTCCATCCTGTCAACGATCCAGGAAAAAGAGTATGCCCTGCTTGAGCAACGTAAATTTTACCCCACCGATCTTGGTAAACTGATCAACGGACTTCTTCTTAAACACTTTCCTACCATCATGGATATTGAGTTCACAGCGTCCATGGAACAGCAGCTTGATCAGGTTGAGGAGGGTAAGGTTGAGTGGTTGACCATTCTCCGTGATTTCTATGGGCCTTTTAAGGAGGCATTGGCTGCGGCCAAGGAAGAGATGGCATCGGTCAAGCGGGCGATTACGCCCACTGACATCCCTTGCTCCGTTTGTAACGGGACTATGGTTATCCGCTGGGGGAAAAATGGTGAATTCTTAGCGTGTGAAACGTATCCTGCCTGTAAAAACACGCAAGATTTCATCCGGGGTGCAGATGGTATTATCAAACCCGTGGAACGGGACCTGGCCCAGGAGAGTGGTGAGGCCTGCGAAAAGTGTGGAAAACCGATGGTCTATAAACAGGGGAAATTTGGTCGTTTTCTGGCCTGCTCAGGGTATCCGGACTGTCATCATATCAAGGCTGAAAACACTGGGGTTTCTTGCCCCGAGGACGGGTGCAAGGGTTCACTGGTCAAGAAGGTGTCTAAGCGAGGAAAGATTTTTTACGCCTGCGATCAATACCCGAAATGTAGCCTTGCTATGTGGGATAGGCCGGTTTCTACACCCTGTCCTCAGTGCGAGTCGAAGTTTTTGGTGGAGAAGAGCAGCAAGAAGACAGGCGCTCGGTTGCAATGCCTTAACAAGGAGTGTGGGTACGTCAAAAGCCTGGATGAGGAGAAATAG
- the dprA gene encoding DNA-protecting protein DprA — protein sequence MADTRRDWLTLHLVPGLGATGFRRLVETFGSASSVFKVSQKDLLQVPGLRADAIAAIVNHPPYQEADVELKQADRLGVALLSFGEPDYPALLANIYKPPMVLYVKGDPGVLKQEGLAVVGSRAATSYGLKIARELSGKLAAKGLVIFSGLALGIDTAAHAGTLAVGGRTVAVLGCGLDVCYPASNWRLAEQIIETGGALVSEYRLGTKPDAFRFPERNRIISGLGRGVLVVEAAQRSGSLITARLALEEGREVFAIPGRVDSTKSAGAHRLLQEGAKLVGGIDDILDEMGWLTAGSACEMATSSKLAPAEPIGQDEAQVLAVLEVYPKHIDSIIAQAKLTAAKVNEVLLRLELNGLIESLPGQQYRAIT from the coding sequence ATGGCTGATACTCGACGTGATTGGCTTACCCTGCATCTTGTTCCAGGGCTCGGCGCTACCGGATTTCGCAGGTTGGTGGAAACGTTCGGCTCGGCCTCCTCTGTCTTCAAGGTCAGTCAAAAAGACCTCTTGCAGGTCCCTGGACTGCGAGCAGATGCCATTGCTGCCATTGTCAATCACCCGCCCTACCAGGAGGCCGATGTTGAGCTGAAACAGGCCGATCGGTTAGGGGTCGCGTTGTTGAGTTTTGGGGAACCTGACTACCCTGCCCTGCTGGCTAATATTTATAAGCCCCCAATGGTCCTTTATGTAAAAGGAGATCCAGGGGTGCTCAAGCAGGAAGGATTGGCGGTGGTAGGATCGAGGGCTGCGACTTCATACGGACTTAAAATTGCCCGTGAATTGAGTGGAAAACTTGCAGCGAAGGGCTTGGTGATTTTTAGTGGTTTGGCCTTGGGCATTGATACGGCTGCCCATGCTGGCACATTGGCGGTTGGCGGCAGGACTGTCGCGGTGTTAGGGTGCGGCCTGGATGTGTGTTATCCGGCAAGTAATTGGCGCTTAGCCGAACAGATTATTGAAACCGGCGGGGCCTTGGTCAGTGAGTATCGCCTGGGGACCAAGCCTGACGCCTTTCGTTTTCCCGAGCGGAACCGCATTATCAGCGGCTTGGGGCGAGGCGTCTTGGTCGTGGAGGCCGCACAACGTTCGGGCTCTTTGATTACGGCACGTCTTGCCTTGGAAGAGGGACGCGAGGTCTTTGCTATCCCAGGGCGAGTTGACTCGACCAAGAGTGCCGGCGCTCACCGTCTGCTTCAGGAAGGGGCGAAATTGGTGGGTGGAATTGATGATATTCTCGACGAGATGGGGTGGCTGACGGCAGGATCAGCCTGTGAAATGGCAACGTCCAGCAAGCTGGCGCCGGCAGAGCCGATTGGTCAGGATGAGGCGCAGGTTTTAGCAGTATTAGAAGTATACCCGAAACATATTGATTCGATCATTGCCCAGGCAAAGCTTACGGCTGCCAAAGTCAATGAAGTTCTGTTGCGACTTGAGTTGAATGGTTTGATAGAGTCCCTGCCCGGACAGCAGTACCGGGCGATAACGTAG